A section of the Primulina eburnea isolate SZY01 chromosome 1, ASM2296580v1, whole genome shotgun sequence genome encodes:
- the LOC140820110 gene encoding receptor-like protein EIX2, translating into MGTLNRILTHFLVLTILILACLGSVFGQHSSGNIRCFERERQVLLKLKDELVDESGRLSSWGVGRNRMECCKWRGVRCDNVTKHVTQLSLRTPPGINQHDGQSVTPLRGKISSSLLELKHLTYLDLSFNDFEYSNIPEFIGSFEKLQYLNLSYANLSRQIPQSIGNLSQLIYLDFSSNSGLFSENLGWVAHLGSLEYLDLSVVELGKASNWLHAISNLTSIKELHLVNCGLQGILPSSLPSINASASLSTLDLSMNPGISSSTFLFFLNFSKSLTSIDFSSNNMTILTPAYALDNQIFLEHLDLSNNNLEGGIPKFFGNMSSLIHLDLSRNSFMMPLSEIMINFSGSVEKNLKYLDLSDTMITGSLPDFSKFSSLNVLVLRGNKLNGSITKDYPNIPSLTRLDLSSNSFTGELPDLTIYPLLERLFLSDNMFNGALNENIGSLSEMKVLDLSSNNFEGIVTESHLFNLSRLRMLDLSFNPLLTVNCSSHWIPPFQLILIRLSNCKVGPRFPQWLRNQNILDYIDFSSSQIVDTIPNWIGDLASRPIRLNLSNNQIHGVFPKIGFSIFNLSSYMSSPIHDRVSGMILDLSRNKITGEATFLCQSEEWVLIDLSNNLFFGHLPNCFANSTRIMFLNLANNNFSGTIPSSFGSLPLLSLLNLRNNSFSGEIPTSLRSCTGLQFVDLGENRLTGIIPTWIGDELLSLIVLSLRFNEFRGIIPSSICNLQIIQVLDLSLNKISGVIPKCLDNLTAMTAGPGSEQKFSNIVGTPSLYYTLQDAAFFMWKGQTIIYLIHNIFVQLIDLSSNALIGDIPSEITKLLGLNSLNLSRNSLSGQIPVNIGLLKNLDSLDLSRNYLFGDIPASLSELSFLGKLDLSYNNLSGRIPPLRFDESAFAGNPGLCGRLELNKSCPNENENTHQDANFNGDAGVTYNLKNEEDELITVGFYICMGFGFVFGFCGIFGVILLNKSARSAYFKLLDAIEDFVYMR; encoded by the coding sequence ATGGGTACTCTAAATAGAATCTTAACTCATTTTCTTGTATTAACTATTCTTATCTTAGCATGCTTGGGAAGTGTTTTCGGGCAGCATTCGTCTGGAAACATCAGATGCTTTGAGAGGGAGAGACAAGTTCTTCTCAAGTTGAAAGACGAGCTTGTTGATGAAAGTGGCAGACTCTCTTCCTGGGGTGTCGGAAGAAATCGAATGGAGTGCTGCAAATGGAGAGGTGTTCGGTGTGATAACGTAACTAAACATGTCACACAATTGAGTCTGAGGACTCCACCAGGAATCAATCAACATGATGGACAGAGTGTTACCCCTCTCAGAGGTAAGATCAGCTCTTCGTTACTAGAATTGAAGCACTTGACTTACCTTGATCTGAGTTTCAATGATTTTGAGTATTCAAACATCCCGGAGTTCATTGGTTCATTTGAGAAATTACAGTATCTTAATCTTTCGTATGCTAATTTAAGCAGACAAATCCCACAAAGTATTGGAAACCTTTCCCAGTTGATATATCttgattttagttcaaattCGGGGCTCTTTAGTGAAAATCTTGGTTGGGTCGCTCATCTTGGTTCACTGGAATATCTCGACCTCAGTGTGGTCGAGCTCGGCAAAGCATCCAATTGGTTACATGCAATTAGCAACTTAACATCTATAAAAGAATTACACTTGGTAAACTGTGGACTTCAAGGCATCCTCCCTTCTTCTCTTCCCTCTATCAATGCTTCTGCTTCTCTTTCTACCCTCGACTTGTCGATGAATCCCGGCATCTCATCTTCCACGTTTTTGTTTTTCTTAAACTTCAGTAAAAGCCTGACCTCCATTGATTTCTCATCTAACAATATGACAATTCTCACTCCTGCTTATGCTTTAGACAACCAGATATTTCTTGAACATCTTGATCTCTCTAATAATAACCTTGAAGGTGGGATTCCTAAATTCTTCGGAAATATGAGCAGTTTAATACACTTGGATTTGTCCCGGAACAGTTTTATGATGCCACTTTCTGAAATTATGATTAACTTTTCGGGGTCCGTAGAAAAGAATTTGAAGTATCTGGATTTGAGTGATACTATGATAACTGGTTCATTGCCTGATTTTTCAAAGTTCTCATCCTTGAATGTGCTAGTACTCAGGGGGAATAAGTTGAATGGATCCATTACCAAGGACTACCCAAATATCCCAAGTCTTACTCGTCTAGATTTGTCATCAAACAGTTTCACAGGTGAGCTACCCGATCTTACAATTTATCCGCTCCTCGAAAGATTGTTTCTCTCAGACAATATGTTCAATGGAGCTTTGAATGAAAACATTGGATCCCTTTCAGAGATGAAGGTTTTAGATCTGAGTTCAAATAACTTCGAAGGCATAGTTACAGAGTCCCATTTGTTCAATCTATCTCGTCTACGAATGCTTGACTTGTCTTTTAACCCACTGTTGACAGTAAATTGTAGCTCACATTGGATTCCTCCGTTTCAACTAATACTCATAAGGCTCTCCAACTGTAAAGTAGGGCCACGATTTCCGCAATGGCTTCGAAACCAGAACATTTTGGATTACATTGATTTCTCATCTTCTCAAATTGTTGACACGATTCCTAATTGGATTGGTGATTTAGCTTCCAGGCCGATACGTCTGAATTTATCGAATAATCAAATTCATGGCGTCTTCCCTAAGATTGGATTCTCTATTTTCAACCTTTCAAGTTATATGTCGTCTCCTATACATGATAGAGTATCTGGAATGATATTAGATCTGTCAAGAAATAAAATTACGGGTGAAGCAACATTTTTGTGCCAAAGTGAAGAGTGGGTACTGATCGACCTCTCAAATAATCTATTTTTCGGTCATCTGCCGAACTGTTTCGCCAACTCTACTCGGATAATGTTTCTTAATTTGGCCAACAACAATTTCTCTGGAACAATCCCAAGCTCATTTGGCTCGTTACCATTGCTATCTTTGTTGAATTTGAGAAATAACAGTTTCTCAGGGGAAATCCCTACATCTTTGAGAAGCTGCACTGGGTTACAATTCGTCGATCTTGGAGAAAATAGGCTAACAGGTATCATACCTACCTGGATAGGAGATGAGTTGCTTTCACTGATTGTTCTAAGCCTACGTTTCAACGAGTTTCGTGGGATAATACCTTCCAGCATTTGCAACCTACAAATTATCCAAGTTCTAGACCTCTCTTTGAACAAGATATCCGGAGTTATACCAAAATGCTTGGATAATCTTACTGCCATGACCGCTGGACCCGGATCCGAGCAGAAGTTTTCAAATATAGTGGGTACTCCCTCACTGTACTATACCTTACAAGATGCTGCCTTTTTCATGTGGAAAGGACAGACGATCATCTACTTAATTCATAATATATTTGTCCAACTCATTGATTTGTCGAGCAATGCCTTAATTGGTGATATCCCATCTGAAATCACAAAACTTCTTGGCCTAAATTCGTTGAATCTTTCAAGAAACAGTTTAAGTGGACAAATTCCTGTAAACATTGGTCTCTTGAAAAACTTGGATTCCCTAGATCTTTCAAGAAACTACCTCTTTGGGGATATTCCGGCCAGCCTTTCCGAATTGAGCTTTCTTGGAAAGTTGGACTTGTCATACAACAACTTGTCGGGTAGAATTCCACCTCTGAGATTTGATGAATCTGCCTTTGCTGGGAATCCTGGCCTTTGTGGACGTCTTGAACTCAATAAATCATGCCCCAACGAAAATGAAAACACACATCAAGATGCAAACTTTAATGGAGATGCCGGTGTAACGTACAATTTGAAGAACGAAGAAGATGAGTTGATCACCGTTGGATTTTATATCTGTATGGGATTTGGTTTTGTCTTTGGATTTTGTGGGATCTTCGGAGTAATACTACTCAATAAGTCAGCAAGATCTGCATATTTCAAGTTGCTGGACGCAATTGAAGACTTTGTATACATGAGATGA